GTATCTTTCTCTGAACAATAATCAGATAAGCAATCTGGCGGCATTGTCCGACCATACACAGCTGTTGTTTATTTCTCTCAACGAAAACCTCATATCAAATATCGATCCGATCGCGGCCGGACTTCCGTCTCTCCGCTATCTGTATCTCAAGAACAACCGGATCAGTAATATTTATTCACTCGCCGCACTTTCCGGGCTGGAAGTCCTCGATCTCGACCTCAGCGGCAATCAAATTGAAAGTATCGATGTGCTGTCGACGCTCGCGCCGGTCGCGGAGCTCAAACTCAATCTCGCCGGGAACCAGATATCGGACATCGGAGCGCTCGAAGCACTCGATTCCCTGGTAAAACTCGACCTTTCTGATAATCGGATAAGTTCACTCGATTCACTGTCCGAACACGCGATGCTGCAGGAACTCATCCTGGATAACAACCAGATATCCGTGATCGATCCGCTCGCGCAGGGACTCACTTCCCTGAACCGGTTGTCTTTGAGTAATAATCAGATCGTCAATATCTATTCACTCCCGGCTTTCGTCTCCCTCTACTACCTCGATCTCAGCGGAAACCGGATATCGAATATCGATGTTATCTCGACACTGACATCCCTGGAAGAACTCGACCTTTCGGACAACCTGATCTCCGATATCGATCCGCTGGCCCCTCTTTCCTCATTGAAGTTCCTTTATCTCGACGACAATGATATCGGCTATGTCGACGCCCTCGGGGGTCTTTCTTCTCTCACTGCCATCTCAATCGTCAATAATCCGCTCACATCATCCGCGATATCCATATTGGAATCATTGGCGTCGAACGATATCGACGTCACCTACTGATGATATTCATTTCCGTGGAGTACAGGAAGATTGCTTCCGGTACTCCATTGATATCTGCATTCGTTTTGTCGCGTGTTGTTATTACGATACATCCTGTGTCAACCGATAGAAAACGGCAATTCGCGCGGCGGCCGGGAACGGTATCGATGCCTTTTATTCCGTTCCCCTGATTATACAATAGGTATTGGTAATATCCGCTTCCCGGTAGCGGCCCGGAATTTTTCTATTGTTGCCCACGTATTCGATCGTTATCGCGCTTCTCCGTTCCACATCGATCCATTCGACGAAAATGGCGCTGTGACCGTGTCCGCCGTACGGCAGGTTGCAATACATCACCCAGTCACCGGGTGTGATTATTGAAGGATCCGCATAAGGGCCGGATGATTTCTCCTTGTAGATTTCTCCCCTCTTTTCTTTCGAAAGTCCGGCTTTTTCGTACACGCTGTTAACATACCCCCAGCAGCTTCCGAGGACAAGGTCTTTGCCGTCCACCATCTCCACGGCCGAGTTCAGCACCCTGCCTCCGGGGGTATCGGAGGAGGCATGCGTTCTTGCAACCACCGATACCGCGTGGGGGGAAAAGGCGGAGAACCCCGAAGATTCTGATTTGAGGAGGGGGACCTCTTTTTTTTCTTTTTCCGCAGGAAGTTTTTCCTTTTCAAACGGCCGGTCTGCGGCCGGCAGAAAAGAAACACACTGAGAGAATAAAAAAACGGATACGACCGCCGCCGGCAGTAATGATAATCGCAAGGTTTTCATTATCCACCCCCTTTAGTATTCAATCGAACGAGACACTTTATCCCTCGGTCTTCTCCGCACGTCGGCGTAGGTGTAATATTCGCTTCGCGACAGCCAGTTTCCATTTTCGTCAAAATCATGGTATTCGATCGAGACTTCGACGGCGAATGTTCCGTCCGGATTATAAAGTCTGATATGTTTCAGATCTCCCTCTTCCGTGTATACGAATATCTTGTTGAAAAGCAGTGTTTCTTCTTCATTATAATATTTTAGTCCGGTGATGCTGCCTTCAGGTGAAAACCGGGAGACTGTTTTAAAAAAGAGAGACCCGTCGGTACGACGCACGGTTTCGGTAACCGTATCGGTCTCATACCGCACGACCGAGATACGGACAGGCGTATTGTCGTGGTTTGTCGTCACTTTTTTGATCGTCTCATCGCCGTACGAAAAGACCGTTTTCTCGAGAAGGCCGCCGTCCTTGTCATAAAACTCCATTTTAACGAGCAGGCCTTCATCGTCATAATACTGGTTGACGATTTTCGTAATCCCGCCTTCGAACCAGCCCCGTGAAGACTTCCAGTTGTATGTCCTGATTTCCGAAACGACTTTTTTTGCCGGCGATTTTACCGGATACCCGTCGGCAGGCAGGGAAAAAACACCGGCAAAAAAAAACAAAAAAGATAATAATGCCACATGTTTCACGACTGCACTCTTCCTTTCACGTTATTTTTCAGGCACATATAAAAAAATAGTACAGCGGCCCCCATAAGTCAAGGGCGATATATATTTCGAAGCCATGAAACGGCATAATCGTTCACAACGAATGTCATTTTCGTTCATAAAGAACGACCGGACGAAACCATAATCGTCACCGTGTACCGAAAAAAACCTTGCATTTTATAATTGTTTATGATATAATGAGCTGACTCTCCAAGGAACAAAGAGAAATTAAGGTTTTCAAAAACAGGCAGTGAAGTGTCTTCTCAAAAAGGGGTGGATGAAATGGACCTCTTTTTTTATTTATAACAACCAAAAGAAAAAGGAGGTAAAAAAACATACATCCCAAAAATCATTATATAGTCGATTAAATAAAGATATCAAGAAAGGAAATATGAGAAATGAATAAAAAGATGATTATGAAAGCAGGTGGATTCATAATTCTCGTTATGCTGATGATGGGGCAGATCGTTTTCGCGCAGGAAATTTGCGGTAAATACGATGCTGTCCAGGTGAACGGGGGTGAATACACGGTACAGAACAATTGCTGGGGCTCGGACGCCCGGCAATGCATCAATGTAAATGGTACGGGCTTTACCGTCACCGTTTCCGAACACAACCAGGGTTCGGTCGCCTCATATCCTTCGATTTACAAAGGATGTCACTGGGGAGACTGTACGGCAAACAGCGGGCTGCCGCTTCAGATAAACACGATCAGCAGCGCCCAGTTTACCTATGAGGTAAGCAGCAACAGGCCTTCGGGCACCTATAATGTGTCCGCGGAAGCCTGGATCAGTCCGTCTGCCGATTCGAGCATGGGATATGACGGCGGAGCGGAAATCATGATCTGGCTCGATAACAGCGGAATGTACCCGGCCGGTTCCCAGATCGGGACGTTTGACGGCCATGACGTCTATTACTCGGACATCGGGTGGAACTTTCTCACCTATGTCAAGACGGGAAGAAGTTCGGCAAGCGGCGATATCATGGCATTCATCAATGACGCCATGTCGCGCGGTTATGTTCAGCCGAACTGGTACCTCCACGTCTTCGAGGCCGGTTTTGAACTCATGGTCGGCGGCGCGGGCCTTCAGGTGACGAATTTCTCCTTTTCGGCTCAAACCGGAAGTCAGTCGACACCCGACCCGACAAACCCGCCCACCGTGACAAATCCGCCGAACACGAATCCACCGGCAACGAATCCTCCCGCCACCAATCCTCCGATCACGAATCCACCGCAGCCCGGCGAGGGGGACGTGTGGATCGTTCCGGAAAACCAGAATGTACGCACTTCGACGATCTTCAATGTTCAGATTCACGCAAATACCGGTTCACAACGACTCGGCGCATACGGCTTCGATCTTTCCTATGACAGCGCCTACGTCGTCGCCAACACGTCGATCGGGACGGAAGGCGTCGAAGCGGGCCCCGACGGCTTCATCTCCGCAGTCAACTCGTCAAACAACGGAATAATCAGAATGAGCGGATTCGATACGAACGGGAAAGGCCCTGGTACGGACCTCCATGTTCTCACCGTCAACCTCTATGCCCAGCAGAACCGCGGCACGACATATCTCGGGCTCGATATAATCGATTTCACCAATCTCGATACGGTCCCCATCGGTAATCCCAACGGCAGGGGCGCCAATGTGACAATTTCCGATGTCAAAGTCGGTGACGTCAATGGAGACGGCAACGTCAATATTACCGATGCCCTGTTGACGGCACAGTATTATGTCGGTCTTCAACCGTCGGGATTCAACGCCGATGCCGCGGACGCGAACTGTGACGGCCAGATAAATATCACCGATGCGCTCCGCATCGCACAATATTACGTGGGATTGATCAGTCAACTCTGTTAGATTTCGATTGTCAAGAATATAAGGGCAGCCCGTCAAAGGCTGCCTTTTTTTCTATTCTCCGTAATAAACGATCAGTTTATCATGAACCAGAACAACGAGATCCGCGATCCGGTCGCCGTCGATATCTCCGGAAGCGCAGCCGTGAGGTTCAAAGCCGCTCCCGAGTGAGGATTCGATCATGGAGGAAACCTGGTATATTTCAAAACCGAGCCGCTTTTCAAGCGTTTCGCCTGTCTTCTCCACAATCTCAAGCGCCCTGTTTTTCCTATCAAGAAGTCCGATCATTTTTCTTTCTTTTCTGCCGGACTTATCGATATTACCGACCCTGAGTGACGAAAAAAACCAGAGAAAGGGATTTTCCGCCTGACTGCCGTATTCGGCCTTCAGGACGGGAATTGTGCTCTTTGCCCGGTCATGGAGAAGGTGCATGCCGTTCCTGTCGACAAAAAGAAGTCCTTTCCCGGATGTCCCGTTTGCCGCCGTAAAGCCATAAAGATCGTCGATATCGCCATTGACGTGCAGCATAAGGGGTTTCCCGTTCATCGAGTCGTCCGGGAACCAGAAAAGGGTTTGCGAACTCCGGTCG
This genomic window from Spirochaetales bacterium contains:
- a CDS encoding leucine-rich repeat protein; translation: MKRLFSHRLLITCILFLAPAALFSQTLGDVNGNGNIDIVDALLVAQYYVGLDPANFNPDVADTNCNGNIDIVDSLLVAQYYVGLITEFEGCTGGTTPVPTTPPGGSGGSVIIFEDGNLETAIRERIGIPAGDITQEDVEGISQLNLSNFSISDISGLENFSSLTRLDLSHNDITDIEPIADLSLLAELYLYGNRIDDISALAGLTNLVILYLNENLIGDIGPLAGLTALTNLFLTGNNLQYIDAVSGLTALEYLYIDNNRIIDIGPVTGLSNLLYLSLNNNQISNLAALSDHTQLLFISLNENLISNIDPIAAGLPSLRYLYLKNNRISNIYSLAALSGLEVLDLDLSGNQIESIDVLSTLAPVAELKLNLAGNQISDIGALEALDSLVKLDLSDNRISSLDSLSEHAMLQELILDNNQISVIDPLAQGLTSLNRLSLSNNQIVNIYSLPAFVSLYYLDLSGNRISNIDVISTLTSLEELDLSDNLISDIDPLAPLSSLKFLYLDDNDIGYVDALGGLSSLTAISIVNNPLTSSAISILESLASNDIDVTY